Genomic DNA from Candidatus Polarisedimenticolia bacterium:
TCGAGCTCAAAGACGACTCGGAGAGTCGGAACCCCCGAACCATCCGACCCAACTATTCAAAATCTTGGACGACTATCCAACAATCCGTTGGATTACTTAGTTCCGCGCGGTAGAGAACGGGATTCCCTCCTTCCCATTCGGCAGTACAACCCTTTCACAGCGCAGGTCTTCCACGATTGCCGTGTCGCGACGACAGCCTCTGGCAGTGGATTTGCTGTCTTGCGGCGCGGGCCAAGGACTCTTCTCACACTCCGGCCCGCACAGCAAAGCAGTTGGTCTTCGGAAGGAGGTGAAGCCGGCGCATCACCGCTGTGCCTCGCCCGTTTTTGTGGGCGGGAATGCGTTCCCTCCGGGCGGGTGGCCTGGATCAACCATTTATTGGAGAAACGACTGATGAAGAAGTACTTCGTCATGCTTTGCATCGCGGCGGCCGTGGCCGGCGCCTCGTCGTTCGTCGTCGCCGAAGACGACAGCAACGGCGAGAAGAAGTTCGTGCTGCACGGCGAAATCCGCCAGCGCGCCGACTACAACGACAACCTGGTCGATGGCACCGACGACACCAGCGATTCGTTCCTCTTTTTCCCTTACCGGGCGCGGATCGCGGCCGAGGGGCATTTCGGCAAGGGCGTGATCGGCTACATCGAGATGCAGGGTTTCGGTTTCTGGGGCGACGTTCCCCCCATCAAGGACTTCACGTTCGGCCCGGTGGGCGGGGACAGCCCTGATTCGCCGTTCGTTCCCATCGGCGATCCCGCCAACATCTCGGCCGAGACGAACACCGG
This window encodes:
- a CDS encoding alginate export family protein — its product is MKKYFVMLCIAAAVAGASSFVVAEDDSNGEKKFVLHGEIRQRADYNDNLVDGTDDTSDSFLFFPYRARIAAEGHFGKGVIGYIEMQGFGFWGDVPPIKDFTFGPVGGDSPDSPFVPIGDPANISAETNTGQLFSNDIELYQAYINLSEIGGSKWDIKIGRQEIVRGTEFLLGDNDFYDGISHDALMGSWNAEHFSLDIWWARPLQSPDANFDVAAPPVTP